In one window of Aquimarina spinulae DNA:
- a CDS encoding histidine kinase, translating into MNFKLLYYFLLVFTVLLVSSCSRDRVSKTNDSRYKLGDHPEWATKNWNDQQWKNKVDVTEGEVFWSRTEVEITKAPELFQRYGIFINTFGEYDVFWDGVLIGENGNPGEETTRDPSGELWATFGIPDTLATKGSHVLALRTSLHYYPDHSRKLYVYVDDYDHLVRSELINTAFMHIFAGAFLLASLYFFFLFLSENKGYPILIFSINCFLFFALIMMEYVKFYVPIHYSQHHIRLEIIGVLTFIIAILTPLYFSLQFPFPKQKIILWIYIGVLIYVFSIQHENHDYTAYNMAMTMWFFSFGIVVFGIYKRMKGAIIVLLALLICALINAITYYDISLFAGFGIILLGMFYILSVRTKEQRLAYEESLVQSTRLRLELLKKNIQPHFLMNTLTSLIDWVEESPQKGVAFIEALAQEFKLFNQIENQTLIPIGQEIELCRTHLNIMEYRKEIKYHWEEENIDPNQKIPPAILHTLLENGITHGLPNDNNSITFKLIFETSDTCKTYTFLTIARVRDAEKKIIEGTGIKYIKARLTESYASKWNFSSEAISNGWKNSIKIDN; encoded by the coding sequence ATGAATTTTAAATTATTATACTATTTCCTTTTAGTATTTACTGTTCTGCTAGTAAGTTCTTGTTCTAGAGATCGTGTTTCTAAGACCAACGATTCGAGATATAAATTGGGAGATCACCCAGAATGGGCTACCAAAAACTGGAATGATCAACAATGGAAAAATAAAGTAGATGTAACCGAAGGAGAAGTTTTTTGGTCCAGAACCGAGGTAGAAATCACAAAGGCCCCAGAATTGTTTCAACGTTATGGGATATTTATAAATACTTTTGGTGAATACGATGTCTTTTGGGATGGTGTACTCATTGGTGAAAACGGAAACCCCGGAGAAGAAACTACTCGTGATCCGTCTGGTGAGTTATGGGCGACTTTTGGTATCCCAGATACTTTAGCAACAAAAGGATCACATGTGTTGGCATTACGAACTAGTCTACATTATTATCCCGATCATTCGAGAAAACTTTATGTCTATGTAGATGATTATGATCACTTGGTAAGATCCGAGCTTATCAATACAGCTTTTATGCATATTTTTGCGGGTGCATTCTTATTAGCTTCGCTATATTTCTTTTTCCTTTTTTTAAGCGAAAACAAAGGATATCCAATCCTAATCTTTAGCATTAACTGTTTTCTCTTTTTTGCTTTAATTATGATGGAATATGTTAAATTCTATGTTCCTATTCATTATAGTCAACATCACATTCGATTGGAAATTATAGGAGTTCTAACTTTTATTATTGCAATTTTGACTCCTCTATACTTTTCATTACAATTTCCTTTTCCCAAACAGAAGATAATTTTATGGATATATATAGGTGTTCTAATATATGTATTCTCAATACAACATGAAAATCATGATTATACCGCTTATAATATGGCTATGACCATGTGGTTTTTTTCTTTTGGAATAGTAGTTTTTGGGATCTATAAAAGAATGAAAGGGGCTATCATAGTACTATTGGCATTGCTTATATGTGCCCTTATAAATGCTATTACCTATTACGATATCAGTCTTTTTGCAGGTTTTGGTATTATCCTTCTAGGTATGTTTTATATCCTCTCTGTAAGAACAAAAGAACAGCGGCTTGCTTATGAAGAATCTTTGGTACAATCTACTCGCCTTCGACTAGAATTATTAAAAAAGAATATTCAACCACATTTTTTAATGAATACACTAACTTCATTGATTGATTGGGTTGAAGAATCACCACAAAAAGGAGTTGCTTTTATAGAAGCACTGGCTCAGGAATTTAAACTTTTTAATCAAATAGAAAATCAAACCCTAATTCCTATTGGTCAGGAAATAGAACTATGCCGTACACATCTTAACATTATGGAATATCGAAAGGAAATAAAATATCATTGGGAAGAAGAAAACATAGATCCTAATCAAAAAATACCTCCCGCAATACTACATACCTTATTAGAAAATGGAATAACTCATGGCCTTCCTAATGACAACAATAGTATAACATTCAAATTAATTTTTGAAACAAGTGATACTTGTAAAACCTATACATTTTTAACGATTGCCAGAGTGAGAGATGCAGAAAAAAAGATAATAGAAGGTACAGGAATTAAATATATTAAGGCAAGACTAACAGAAAGCTATGCTTCTAAATGGAATTTTTCTTCTGAAGCTATATCAAATGGTTGGAAAAACAGTATAAAAATAGATAACTAG
- a CDS encoding TonB-dependent receptor domain-containing protein produces MRQNLKGLILVWFSITYTMAQQSKTGKAEVTGKVIENVTNEGLPFASVVLKDATQQLIEGVITNEEGVYIIMDIPVGNYNLEVTYTGFKAHSQPLEIKETRQKINLKPILLLEETVSLDEVKITTEVSQVSLRLDKKVFKVGKDILSQSGSVTDVLGNVPSVAVDPSGTVQLRGNANVTILINGRRSGLTSAQALEQIPSDNVDRIEVITTPSARYDASGSAGIINIILKKNTKGGLTGQLRAVVGTPDDYRLYGSFSYKAQKFNFFANAGIRYTDYEGEYTKQQRSIRNNTTVYLDQREDQDRHDDGKLIYVGADYYLNKNNAITAAFYRNQTEDTDETLLSYGYTSATTAIDSILTTLGNSKEKRSYNQLEMNYTKTFAKEGRKLTFDLQYDFWDSTKKWNVRTQKETPVMTPISNLRTRSTNKNNDIVLQSDFVTPFGETTKLEIGAKFENRHVTDGFIAEELVNDNYQLLDNLDNEIAYDERIIGGYVQYGSKIGKFSYLLGLRIEDTNIKIKDEEGSFNNTNAFTNLFPTLNLGYAIGENTNFQVSYSKRINRPSLWQLNPFSELEDFNTRFFGNPALKSAFTDAVEVSLLQKGTKFTINPSVYYSYTTDDTQWYTTQNDDGIFVSTIINLDLEKRYGFELSASYKPLKWLSFNGDFNAYRFSQEGIAGTQKLDFSDETWQTSLSTRIRLKHGISIQSRFNYQGERGNAQSKRKSISYLNLGASKKLFKNKANLIFNVSNVFDSRKTREEITGTDFFVNQMRSRNGARWSLSFVYKFNGKSGHKTRRVQRSNRN; encoded by the coding sequence ATGAGACAGAATTTAAAAGGCTTAATATTAGTATGGTTTTCAATAACCTATACTATGGCACAACAATCAAAAACAGGAAAAGCAGAAGTTACCGGAAAAGTAATTGAGAACGTGACAAATGAAGGGTTACCATTTGCATCAGTAGTTTTAAAAGATGCGACACAGCAATTAATTGAAGGAGTAATAACCAACGAAGAAGGAGTGTATATTATTATGGACATTCCTGTCGGAAATTACAACTTAGAGGTAACATATACCGGATTTAAAGCACACTCACAACCATTGGAGATCAAAGAAACTCGTCAAAAAATAAATCTAAAACCAATCCTATTATTGGAAGAAACAGTTTCGCTCGATGAAGTAAAAATTACTACCGAGGTATCACAAGTTTCTTTACGTTTAGACAAAAAGGTATTTAAAGTAGGTAAAGATATATTATCACAAAGTGGTTCGGTTACAGATGTATTAGGTAATGTACCATCGGTTGCAGTAGATCCATCAGGAACGGTACAATTAAGAGGTAATGCCAATGTTACTATTTTGATTAATGGCAGACGTTCTGGCTTAACATCTGCACAGGCATTAGAACAAATCCCTTCTGATAATGTAGATCGGATAGAGGTAATCACTACTCCCTCTGCAAGATATGATGCTTCTGGATCGGCAGGGATCATTAATATTATTCTTAAGAAGAATACCAAAGGAGGATTAACAGGACAATTAAGAGCTGTTGTGGGAACTCCAGATGATTATAGATTATATGGTAGTTTTAGTTATAAAGCACAAAAGTTTAATTTTTTTGCTAATGCGGGAATTCGATATACAGATTACGAAGGAGAGTATACCAAACAACAAAGATCGATTAGAAATAACACCACTGTATATCTAGACCAACGTGAAGATCAAGACAGGCATGATGATGGAAAACTAATTTATGTTGGTGCAGACTACTATCTAAATAAAAACAATGCTATCACAGCTGCTTTTTATAGAAACCAAACTGAAGATACTGATGAAACGCTACTTTCTTATGGATATACCTCTGCTACGACAGCAATTGATAGTATATTGACTACGCTAGGAAATTCTAAAGAAAAAAGATCTTATAACCAGCTTGAAATGAATTATACCAAAACCTTTGCAAAAGAAGGAAGGAAATTAACTTTTGACCTACAGTATGATTTCTGGGATAGTACAAAAAAATGGAATGTTCGAACTCAAAAAGAGACTCCCGTAATGACTCCAATATCAAATTTGAGAACAAGATCTACAAATAAGAATAATGATATTGTTTTACAATCTGACTTCGTAACTCCCTTTGGAGAAACAACAAAACTGGAAATCGGGGCCAAATTTGAAAACAGGCATGTAACCGATGGATTTATTGCCGAAGAACTTGTAAATGATAATTATCAATTATTAGATAATCTGGATAATGAGATAGCATATGACGAACGAATTATTGGAGGATATGTTCAATACGGAAGTAAGATCGGTAAGTTTAGCTATTTACTAGGCTTACGAATTGAAGATACTAATATTAAGATCAAAGATGAGGAAGGGAGTTTTAATAACACTAACGCTTTCACTAATTTGTTTCCTACGTTAAACTTAGGATATGCTATTGGTGAAAACACAAATTTTCAAGTAAGTTATAGCAAAAGAATAAACAGGCCTTCACTATGGCAGTTAAATCCATTTTCTGAGCTTGAAGATTTTAACACTCGGTTTTTTGGTAATCCAGCATTAAAATCTGCATTTACGGATGCTGTAGAGGTATCCCTTTTACAAAAAGGAACAAAATTTACAATAAACCCTAGTGTTTACTATTCCTATACTACAGATGATACACAATGGTACACTACTCAGAATGATGATGGTATTTTTGTAAGTACAATTATCAATTTAGATCTAGAAAAACGATATGGTTTTGAGCTTTCAGCTTCTTATAAGCCGTTAAAATGGCTTAGTTTTAATGGAGATTTTAATGCTTATCGTTTTAGCCAGGAAGGTATCGCTGGTACACAAAAACTGGACTTCTCTGACGAAACCTGGCAGACTTCTCTAAGTACTAGAATAAGACTTAAACATGGAATTTCAATTCAAAGTAGGTTTAATTACCAGGGAGAAAGAGGTAATGCTCAATCTAAAAGAAAATCAATTTCATATCTTAATTTGGGAGCCAGTAAAAAGTTATTTAAAAATAAGGCGAATTTGATATTTAATGTTAGTAATGTCTTTGATAGTCGTAAAACCCGAGAAGAGATAACCGGTACAGATTTTTTTGTAAACCAGATGAGAAGTCGTAATGGTGCGAGATGGTCATTGAGTTTTGTATACAAGTTTAATGGTAAATCGGGGCACAAAACCAGACGAGTACAACGAAGTAATAGAAATTAA
- a CDS encoding PD40 domain-containing protein produces the protein MRNYNFIFLTLVFALLLNACNTKKQNKNNSDSLTTEGTYFGQKPPGLIPEIFAPGIISINGRYEHGISFSPDLDEVYFSANKKDEDPSVYFSKFENKKWTNPKKANFTKGKKVGEMHPFVSPNGKRIHFAAHDSFTSPHHKESVKTWYVNRFENSWSDAIQLDSPINDDFVFYSNEAKNGDLFYTNVSKRKMYYAPNKNGKFPQVHEVGIESGFHGFIAPSQDFLVVNARNKEDDQRKSDIYVYFKKKDGTWSKPINLGNEVNSNFAETCPSITPDGKFLFFGRYNEEGGLSNFYWVSAEVINRVRPVDF, from the coding sequence ATGAGAAATTACAACTTTATATTTTTGACACTGGTATTTGCATTACTTTTAAATGCTTGCAATACTAAAAAACAGAATAAAAATAATAGTGATTCACTAACTACAGAAGGGACTTATTTTGGACAAAAACCACCGGGCTTAATTCCCGAAATTTTTGCTCCCGGAATTATTTCAATAAATGGAAGATATGAACATGGTATTTCATTTTCTCCTGATTTAGATGAAGTGTATTTCTCCGCTAATAAAAAAGACGAAGATCCAAGTGTATATTTTTCAAAATTCGAAAACAAAAAATGGACAAATCCTAAAAAAGCAAATTTTACAAAAGGTAAAAAAGTCGGAGAAATGCATCCATTTGTTAGCCCTAATGGTAAAAGGATTCATTTTGCTGCTCATGACTCTTTTACATCGCCTCACCATAAAGAATCCGTTAAAACTTGGTACGTAAACCGTTTTGAGAATTCCTGGAGTGATGCTATACAGCTTGATTCGCCTATAAATGATGATTTTGTTTTTTATTCGAATGAAGCGAAAAATGGAGATCTTTTTTATACCAATGTATCAAAACGAAAAATGTATTATGCGCCTAATAAAAATGGCAAATTTCCTCAAGTACACGAAGTTGGAATTGAATCTGGTTTTCACGGTTTTATTGCTCCATCTCAAGATTTTTTAGTTGTAAATGCTAGAAACAAAGAAGATGATCAAAGAAAAAGCGATATATATGTCTATTTTAAGAAGAAAGACGGAACGTGGTCAAAACCAATTAACCTTGGAAATGAAGTAAATTCTAATTTTGCTGAAACATGCCCTAGTATTACTCCAGATGGTAAATTTTTATTTTTTGGTAGATATAACGAAGAAGGTGGATTATCAAACTTTTATTGGGTAAGCGCAGAGGTTATTAATAGAGTAAGACCAGTTGATTTTTAA
- a CDS encoding LytR/AlgR family response regulator transcription factor yields the protein MIKYLIIDDEHIAHDIIKGYCDLLPNMKLMKNCYDALEAFEYLSKNQVDLIFLDLNMPKLKGFEFLKTLPSPPKVIVTTAYKEYALEGYELNISDYLLKPFGFERFLKAINKAVSSSTRVQPPPEIVGNSTTVETIFLHSNKKYIQVVIDTIQYMEAAGNYTKVITTTETITVREKISDLLQSLPKDYFLQVHKSFAVAVKHIKSIEGNRISIGNDVIPIGKIYKTNIIQLLK from the coding sequence ATGATCAAATACTTAATTATTGATGATGAACATATAGCTCATGATATTATTAAAGGATATTGTGATTTATTACCCAATATGAAATTGATGAAGAATTGCTATGATGCATTAGAAGCATTCGAATATTTAAGTAAAAATCAGGTAGATTTAATTTTTCTGGATCTCAATATGCCTAAATTAAAAGGTTTCGAATTCTTAAAAACATTACCTTCACCACCCAAAGTTATTGTAACTACGGCCTATAAGGAATATGCTCTAGAAGGTTATGAACTTAATATCTCTGATTATCTGCTAAAACCTTTTGGTTTCGAGCGGTTTTTAAAAGCAATAAACAAAGCAGTAAGTTCCTCTACCCGAGTACAACCTCCACCCGAAATAGTCGGAAATAGTACTACAGTAGAAACAATTTTTCTTCATAGTAACAAAAAATATATACAAGTAGTTATTGATACTATTCAATATATGGAAGCTGCAGGAAATTATACCAAAGTAATCACCACAACCGAAACGATAACCGTTAGAGAAAAAATCTCTGATTTGCTACAATCATTGCCTAAAGATTATTTTTTACAGGTTCATAAATCATTTGCAGTGGCCGTAAAGCACATTAAAAGTATTGAAGGAAATAGAATATCTATAGGTAATGATGTTATTCCTATTGGGAAGATCTATAAAACAAATATTATCCAGTTATTGAAGTAA
- a CDS encoding sensor histidine kinase: MASGIELTGALFVFLAVSSIGYLLLSWLFNRKKQRNSSRLWSKNEIRITTFLTGLTCFIGIFESHPNQPVFTAVFTLLFIYILIFGIVLIRNYYLQKKGAPTISKSVIQKLIFWSFVIGGGRVLILLEEYENNDALVIIVFIYFPLIIFLTIRWVFKQIKSILTLKNEKAKTELLHLKSQVNPHFFFNMLNNLYGWVDKDSKKAKELILKLSDMMRYSIYDGQKDVVTLEEEVSYLKNYIELHKMRYHKAIKVNFNLQIENEGYKVMPLLFIILLENAFKHGVENLRENAYVNVNMIAKENEIYFEVENNFDPSENTEQPGIGLNNLERRLELVYPKKHSISYTVTGDVYKAQLTLNQL, encoded by the coding sequence ATGGCTTCAGGTATCGAGCTTACAGGTGCCTTATTCGTTTTTTTGGCAGTTAGTAGTATTGGGTATTTACTGCTCTCCTGGTTATTCAATAGAAAAAAACAAAGAAATTCCTCTCGACTATGGTCAAAAAATGAAATTAGAATCACCACATTCCTAACGGGATTAACATGCTTTATCGGAATATTTGAATCTCACCCAAATCAACCCGTATTTACAGCAGTTTTTACTTTATTATTTATTTATATTTTAATCTTTGGTATTGTACTTATCAGAAATTACTACCTCCAGAAAAAAGGAGCTCCCACTATTTCTAAATCAGTGATACAAAAACTAATCTTTTGGTCTTTTGTAATAGGCGGAGGAAGAGTTTTGATATTACTCGAAGAATATGAAAACAATGATGCATTGGTTATTATAGTCTTTATCTATTTTCCATTGATCATTTTTTTAACAATTCGATGGGTTTTCAAACAAATAAAATCGATTTTAACTTTAAAAAATGAAAAAGCAAAAACCGAACTATTGCATTTAAAAAGCCAGGTCAACCCACATTTCTTTTTTAATATGCTTAATAACTTATACGGTTGGGTAGATAAAGATTCAAAAAAAGCAAAAGAATTGATTCTTAAGCTGTCTGATATGATGCGATATAGTATTTATGATGGCCAAAAAGACGTGGTTACGCTGGAAGAAGAAGTATCATATCTAAAAAATTATATAGAATTGCATAAGATGCGTTATCATAAAGCAATAAAAGTTAATTTTAATCTCCAGATTGAAAATGAAGGATATAAAGTGATGCCTTTACTATTTATTATACTTTTAGAAAATGCTTTCAAGCATGGTGTAGAAAATTTAAGAGAGAATGCCTATGTAAATGTTAATATGATTGCCAAAGAAAATGAAATATATTTTGAAGTGGAGAATAATTTTGATCCTTCAGAAAATACAGAACAACCAGGAATTGGTTTAAATAATCTGGAGCGAAGACTTGAACTCGTTTATCCTAAGAAGCATTCTATATCCTATACCGTAACAGGAGATGTTTATAAAGCGCAACTAACACTAAATCAATTATGA
- a CDS encoding ankyrin repeat domain-containing protein — MRTHVFNFVYSFILLLIFSTVTTAQEQIPSDSILGNWDGNIVINENKSIGIIWRFEKSDQGKLIGFMGPASKGVATLPMQHIVVTDTTLDFEIHSEGSYSGQISEKGITGIWSSKSGKQLTLNMARGLTEEQIRKRFNTTETGKNSNDIHQNIKLGNVEGVNVFLDKGNDINKSYDKEYTLLLYAIKNDRTHKIAKYLLNRGADPNLVSDGITPLMYAVAYRNYTIIEELIDHKAEINYVSSKKQTALAIAIKSRDKEAVKMLINHGADPNIKIHNEYTAIDIAIEDNIRDILEVLKVPYKEPSDGPYVTESETERIAVWINEGKKYTKKFSNKTPQVIEYKGMKATLWGDNPAEVEMLEYNGEFKIAAISDIHGQYDVFIQLLQRNGIIDENQKWNFGNGHFIVTGDIFDRGSHVTEVLWFLYDLEKQAEKRGGKLHVLLGNHDVMVLNGNLRSVHPKYKDIANILGKPLESLFAKGSVLGDWLRTRPVLVKINNLLFTHGGFHPDLVSKGLSIDQINKEFKQQLVVSELPEARNDLGTFLHRNNGPIYYRGYFQGELATTKQIDQLLQHFAVTHIIVGHTTHRQIETRYQGKVIVIDANMKSGKMGEILLWQSGEFTRGTLSGEELPIVSEEN; from the coding sequence ATGAGAACACACGTATTTAACTTTGTTTATTCTTTCATACTACTACTAATATTTAGTACGGTCACCACAGCTCAAGAGCAAATTCCCAGTGACAGTATCCTAGGAAACTGGGATGGTAATATCGTTATTAATGAAAATAAATCAATTGGTATTATCTGGCGCTTCGAAAAATCGGATCAAGGCAAACTAATTGGTTTTATGGGGCCGGCCTCTAAGGGAGTGGCAACATTACCAATGCAGCATATTGTTGTTACCGATACAACACTTGATTTTGAAATACATTCTGAAGGAAGCTATTCTGGTCAAATTTCAGAAAAAGGAATTACAGGTATCTGGAGTTCTAAAAGTGGAAAACAACTTACATTAAATATGGCTCGGGGGTTGACCGAGGAACAGATTAGGAAACGATTCAATACAACAGAAACGGGTAAAAACTCAAATGATATTCATCAAAATATTAAACTCGGTAATGTTGAAGGTGTTAACGTTTTTTTAGATAAAGGTAATGATATCAATAAAAGCTATGATAAAGAATATACGCTGCTTTTGTATGCTATAAAAAACGATAGAACTCATAAGATCGCCAAATATTTATTGAATCGTGGTGCAGACCCAAATTTAGTTTCTGATGGTATTACACCATTAATGTATGCGGTAGCATATAGAAACTATACAATTATTGAAGAACTTATAGATCATAAAGCAGAAATCAATTATGTGAGTAGTAAAAAACAAACTGCATTGGCAATTGCCATTAAAAGTAGAGATAAAGAAGCGGTTAAAATGCTAATAAACCATGGTGCAGATCCCAATATTAAAATTCATAACGAATACACAGCTATCGATATAGCAATAGAAGATAACATCAGAGATATTTTAGAAGTACTAAAAGTGCCTTATAAAGAACCTTCTGATGGTCCTTACGTAACCGAATCTGAAACAGAACGTATTGCTGTTTGGATAAATGAAGGAAAAAAATATACCAAAAAATTCAGCAATAAAACTCCTCAGGTAATTGAATACAAAGGTATGAAAGCCACTTTATGGGGTGACAATCCTGCTGAAGTAGAAATGTTGGAGTACAATGGAGAATTTAAAATTGCTGCTATTAGTGATATTCATGGGCAATACGACGTATTTATACAATTATTACAACGCAATGGTATTATCGATGAGAATCAAAAATGGAACTTTGGTAATGGTCATTTTATAGTTACCGGTGATATTTTTGATCGGGGATCTCATGTAACCGAAGTATTATGGTTTTTATATGACTTAGAAAAACAAGCAGAAAAAAGAGGAGGAAAACTACATGTATTACTAGGAAATCATGATGTAATGGTTCTTAATGGGAATCTACGCTCTGTGCATCCTAAATACAAAGACATCGCAAATATACTAGGTAAACCTTTAGAATCTCTTTTTGCTAAAGGCAGTGTTCTGGGGGATTGGTTAAGAACACGACCTGTTTTAGTTAAAATAAACAACCTTTTATTTACCCATGGTGGATTTCACCCTGATCTCGTATCAAAAGGATTATCAATAGATCAAATTAATAAAGAATTCAAACAACAATTGGTCGTTAGTGAATTGCCCGAAGCACGTAATGATCTTGGTACTTTTCTACATAGAAATAATGGTCCCATCTATTATAGAGGATATTTTCAGGGTGAACTGGCTACTACAAAACAAATTGATCAATTACTACAACATTTTGCGGTTACACATATCATTGTTGGTCATACTACACATAGACAGATAGAAACACGTTACCAGGGAAAAGTAATTGTAATTGATGCAAATATGAAAAGTGGAAAGATGGGTGAAATTCTATTGTGGCAATCTGGTGAATTTACTCGCGGAACTCTTTCTGGAGAGGAGCTCCCTATAGTATCCGAAGAAAATTAA
- a CDS encoding ABC transporter ATP-binding protein: protein MELVIKNLTKTYKNGVKAINNLSLEIGTGMFGLLGPNGAGKSTLMRTIATLQEADEGTITFGDLDVLTQKNELRKVLGYLPQEFGVYPKVSAEVLLNHLAVLKGLINTKERKEVVKALLHKTNLYEHRKKNMGGFSGGMKQRFGIAQALLSNPKLIIVDEPTAGLDPAERNRFYNLLSELGENTVVILSTHIVDDVKELCTDMAIVNRGEVLLKGNPVHAIEQLKDRVYKKIIEKNELESYKQHHVVIAEKFLLGKPIIHVLSDNDPGDGFIPIQADLEDVYFSQIFGGDQYQNTLPLS, encoded by the coding sequence ATGGAATTAGTCATAAAAAACTTAACAAAGACATATAAAAACGGAGTAAAAGCCATTAACAACCTAAGCCTCGAAATAGGTACGGGAATGTTTGGATTATTAGGACCTAATGGTGCTGGGAAATCTACACTAATGCGAACTATTGCTACACTTCAGGAAGCAGATGAAGGTACAATCACTTTTGGGGATTTGGACGTATTAACTCAAAAAAATGAATTAAGAAAGGTATTAGGGTATTTACCACAAGAGTTTGGAGTATATCCTAAGGTATCTGCAGAAGTATTACTGAATCATTTGGCCGTGCTTAAAGGATTAATAAATACTAAGGAAAGAAAAGAGGTGGTTAAGGCACTTTTACATAAAACGAATTTGTATGAGCATAGAAAGAAGAATATGGGTGGTTTTTCCGGAGGAATGAAACAGCGTTTTGGTATTGCACAAGCATTACTTTCTAACCCAAAACTTATTATCGTAGATGAACCTACCGCTGGTCTTGACCCAGCAGAAAGAAATCGATTCTATAATTTATTAAGCGAATTAGGCGAAAACACGGTCGTTATCCTTTCTACTCATATCGTTGATGATGTTAAAGAATTGTGTACCGATATGGCTATTGTTAATCGGGGAGAAGTACTTCTAAAAGGAAATCCTGTACATGCTATCGAGCAATTAAAAGACAGGGTGTATAAAAAGATAATCGAGAAAAATGAATTAGAGAGTTACAAACAGCATCATGTGGTAATTGCAGAAAAATTCTTGTTAGGTAAACCCATCATTCATGTTCTTAGTGATAACGATCCGGGAGATGGATTTATACCTATTCAAGCAGATTTAGAAGATGTGTATTTCTCACAGATTTTTGGTGGAGATCAATATCAAAATACATTACCATTATCATAA